One Metamycoplasma gateae genomic window, AAATGTTCTATTAATGTTGTTTTACCTGACCCTGTCGGACCTATTATTGATATTGCTTCGGCTTCGTCTATTTCTAATGAAACATTATCTAAAACTTTTATATATGTAGGAAGTTTTTTGTTGTATTCTTTTGTTATTGAATTTACTTTAATTTGCATAAAACCCTCATTAATTTTTCACCATCATATGTTGGTTCAACGTTTTTTATCATTGTGCTTAATTTATAAATAAAAGGAGAATCTATTTTTGCAATTTCAATTATTTCAGGATCATTTAAAATTTCAATAGGTTTCCCTTGAGCAATAACTTTTCCTCCAGAAAAAACTATCAGTTTATCAGCGAGTAATGCCTCGTCCATATCGTGTGTTATTGAAATTAAAGTTTTGTCTGTTTTTTCGTGTAAGTCATGAATAATTTTGTAAATATCATTTCTACCCTTAGGATCTAGCATAGATGTTATTTCATCAAAAATAATTATTTTAGGATCCAAAGCAAGAGTTGATGCTATTGCAACTCTTTGTTTTTGCCCACCTGATAAATTTTGAGGTTCTCTATCTAAAAAATTGATCATTCCAACTTGATCTGCATACTTTTTAATAATTTCTTCCATTTCTTCATGAGACATATTTTTATTCTCTAACCCAAAAGCAATATCATCCTCAACGGTTGAGCCTATAAATTGGTTATCAGGATTTTGATAAACAATTCCTATTCGTTTTCGAATTTCTTTTAAATTTTCAGAATTTATTTCTATTCCATCGATAATTATTTTTCCGCCTGTTGCTTTATATATTGCTGCTAGTAATTTTGAGAATGTGCTTTTTCCAGAACCATTATGCCCCAAAATAGCAACATATTGCCCGTCTTCTATTTTTAAATTAATATTATCTAATGCAAGTTTTTTACTTCCTGGATATTTATAACTAAGTTTCTTAATTTCAATCATAAAAATAATTATATATTTTTATAAATATAAATTTAAAAAACTAACAAAACTATTTTTTTATAAAAAATAGCCTTAATTTGATACATATTTGTATTTTTTTGAAATAAAAAAATAAAAAAAGTACTTTTTAATATTTTTTAATGTTAAACCCTTAAAATTATTCATATTAAAAATATCGAGAAGCAAAAATGAAAAAATCTAAAAAAATTTTACTAACAATGAGTGTAATTACCGTTGCAGTTATACCAACTGCGATATTATCTTCAAAATGTGATAATAGTACTGCTGAGAAAAAAGAAGAATTGGAAAAAGAAACTAAATTAAGAGAAATTAATAATTTAGCAAATTCGTTAGAAATTAATTTTGATAATTCAAAAACAAGTATCGAAGAAGCTTTAAAAATAGAAAATTATAAATTTAATTTAAGTGCAGATAAGCAATTTGCACTAGTTAGTTTATCTAAAGTAAACGATAATAAAATTAAGCTTATTTTTAAAATAAAAGATGTTAATGATAGCAGCATAGTATCTCAAAATATAACAAGAGAATTTAACTTCGATTTTCAAAAAGACAACGAATTTAACGAACAGGGTTCAACAGTAAATGGTCTTGAAATAGATAATTATTCAAGCATAATAAATTTATTTAATTTAAACAAAGAACAATATATTGAAGAGGCAAAGAAATTATTAGTAGAAACAAAACAAAATGATAATGTTGAGATATCAAATTTATCTGTTGATGCTTATGATGAATCAGAGGGTACTTTATCAGTTACTTTTGATTACAAAAACAAAAACAATAACAAGGAAACAAAAGGTCAAACAGCAACAATTTCTAATTTCAAGAAAATAGAAGTATTTAAAGAAAATTTAATTTCAATATCAGCTAACAAAGAAAAATTAATAGAAGATAAAAAGAAAATAGAAACATTAGAAAATACTGATCTAAGTAATTATTTAAATATTACAGTATTAAGCTCGAATGGTGAAAAAAATAACATTTTGGATTTAATTAAAAATAAATCTGAAAAATATAAGTTATCAAGAGAAATTTCTTTTTCTAATTCAACTACAAAAGAAAATGTAAATTTTGAAATAACAGTTAATTACTTGAAAAAAATAACAAATCAAGAAGTTGAAACAATAACTAAAAAAATTGATGTTTTAAGAAAAACAATAGCTGAAAAAAACGTTTCAAATCAAGATATATTGAACTATATTATTGATAATAAAATAAATAAAAAAGATAACAATGATTTATCTAAAAAATTCCCTTCATCATATTTATATAACTTTAGAAATACAAAAAAAATAGCTCATAATTTTTTAAATAATTCTGAAGAAAATTACTTCGGTTCAAATAATAAAATAATACAATTTTCAAATGAAACATTAACTGTAGATGATATAGCTGGTACTGTAAATATTTCATTTAATTTAGAAATCGAAGAAGGTGGATCAAAAACTTTATCAAAAAGTAGAACATTTACATTTAATGGATTTAAACAATTTGATAATAAATACGGCGAAAATTTCCAAATTTTATTAAATTCAACAAGCGAAACCGGAAAAAAATTCATCCAAAAAGTTAAAGAAGAATACAAAAAAAATAATTCAAATGAATTAGAACTAGGACTAGACTGACTAAAAACTAATAGTATTATTACAGACAGCAATGTATTATTAAGATTGGTTGAGGATTCTTCAACAAAACAACCAAAGTTAGAAAACAAAACAAATACACTATTTACCCTGAATGCCGGCGGAAGAAACATACAAGAAACTATAGTACATGAAACAAAAATTCAAATCTTCGATGGAAAAGAAGAATTTGAATTAAATAATTTAGTTGCTAAATTTAAAAATTTAAAAATTTCAGAAATAAACAATAATAGAGTTTGATTTGAAGTTTATTATGATTTAGAAATTTCATTAAACTCATCTTCAAATCAAGAAATAATTATTCCTCAAAAATTCACGTGATTTTTTGATATTAATGAAAATAATAACTAAGAAAACAGAATATTAAATTATTATAAAAATGCAAAACTAATTACTTAAGTTTTGCATTTTCGTTTATTTAAAGTTAAGCATTATACTATTGTTTTTTTTATTGTTCCTATATATGGCAGTTGTCTCATTTTTTCATCTCAATCAAAACCAAAACCAACAACAAAATCGTCTTTTTTTATTAAAAATCCATAATTATCTGGTTCAAATTCGACAACTCTGTTGCTAGGTTTATTCAATAATGTTAAAACTTTCAAACTTTGAGGATTTCTCGATTTTAAAATCGATACAACTTTAGTCATTGTTCTTGCTGTATCAACTATATCTTCAACT contains:
- a CDS encoding energy-coupling factor transporter ATPase, giving the protein MIEIKKLSYKYPGSKKLALDNINLKIEDGQYVAILGHNGSGKSTFSKLLAAIYKATGGKIIIDGIEINSENLKEIRKRIGIVYQNPDNQFIGSTVEDDIAFGLENKNMSHEEMEEIIKKYADQVGMINFLDREPQNLSGGQKQRVAIASTLALDPKIIIFDEITSMLDPKGRNDIYKIIHDLHEKTDKTLISITHDMDEALLADKLIVFSGGKVIAQGKPIEILNDPEIIEIAKIDSPFIYKLSTMIKNVEPTYDGEKLMRVLCKLK